Proteins found in one Columba livia isolate bColLiv1 breed racing homer chromosome 11, bColLiv1.pat.W.v2, whole genome shotgun sequence genomic segment:
- the LOC135580535 gene encoding olfactory receptor 12D1-like, which yields MLNQTELSEFILLGLTDIQGLQHFFFVCFLLLYLTSLLGNGAIVTTVIAEPHLHTPMYFFLGNLSCLDIVFSTVTGPKMLTGLLFGHQPISFGGCLAQIHFFHFLGTTEFVLLATMAYDRYVAICNPLRYTLVMSPQTCLLLAAASWSIGFVHAMIHSVMTSQLTFCGHNHVHHFFCDIKPLLNLACSSTSLNMTLLNVITTSVALGSFALIVLSYLYLIFFTFHKVRSQEGRWKPFSTCASHLTVVALLYIPVLFNYTPPSSGSSLQRDVQVSLLYSAVTPALNPLIYTLRNPEKRSAMKKMLYFEWT from the coding sequence ATGCTGAACCAGACAGAGCTCAGCGAGTTCATCCTCTTGGGTCTCACTGAtatccaggggctgcagcactttttctttgtttgcttcctcTTGCTCTACTTGACCAGTCTTCTGGGAAATGGTGCCATTGTGACCACGGTGATAGCTGAGCCCCATCTTCACACACCAATGTACTTCTTCCTGGGGAACTTGTCCTGCCTGGACATTGTCTTCTCCACAGTCACTGGTCCCAAGATGTTGACTGGCCTTCTCTTTGGACATCAGCCCATCTCTTTTGGTGGGTGCTTAGCTCAGATCCACTTCTTCCACTTCCTGGGAACTACTGAGTTTGTGCTACTGGCCACCATGGCCTATGACCGTTATGTGGCCATCTGCAATCCTTTGCGCTACACCCTTGTCatgagcccccagacttgtctGCTGCTGGCTGCGGCCAGCTGGTCCATTGGTTTTGTGCATGCCATGATACACTCAGTCATGACCTCTCAGCTGACTTTCTGTGGCCACAACCACGTTCATCACTTCTTCTGTGACATCAAGCCACTGTTGAATTTGGCTTGCAGTAGTACCAGCCTCAACATGACCCTCCTCAATGTCATTACCACATCTGTTGCACTAGGCTCCTTTGCTCTCATAGTCCTCTCCTACCTCTACCTCATCTTCTTCACCTTCCATAAAGTCCGGTCCCAGGAAGGAAGATGGAAGCCCTTCTCCACCTGTGCCTCCCACCTCACCGTTGTGGCACTGTTGTACATACCAGTGCTCTTCAATTATACACcaccctcctcaggaagctccCTTCAAAGGGATGTGCAAGTGTCTCTCCTGTACAGTGCTGTCACCCCAGCTCTGAACCCCTTGATCTACACTCTTAGGAACCCGGAGAAGAGATCTGccatgaaaaaaatgctatatTTTGAGTGGACATAA
- the LOC135580536 gene encoding olfactory receptor 10A7-like: MLKSSSTEKDLGVLFDSKLHMSQQCALAAKRSNRTLGCIQHSMASQLLTLLLCVLFCFFSFRTEPVEEMKPGNQTIATHFFLSGFAFHGKMQLLFFMLISIMFLATLIGNSLIVVITTVDPVLHTPMYYLLKNLALTEICYSLTIVPKMLAILLVERKVISFTACALQLNCVILFVTCECFLLGAMAYDRQAAICHPLHYATLMNRDRCFKMAIGSWLCGVPVALGFTTWLFTLPFCGRNTVDHFFCDVSPLLKLVCVDTAFFELLIFIAIVLIVMIPFSLIAISYLCIIHAVLQIPLAVGQRRAFSTCAAHLVVVTLFYSTTGIIHLRPKSSLSSNMKKMVSLSYTVVTPMLNPIIYSLRNQEVKQSLRTCVDKWLLGKQMTVFSLSR; encoded by the exons atgctgaagagcagctccacggagaaggatctgggggttctgtttGACAGCAAGTTgcacatgagccaacagtgtgccctggcagccaagaggtcCAACCGTACCctggggtgcatccagcacagcatggccagccag CTACTAACccttttgttgtgtgttttgttttgctttttctcttttaggacAGAACCTGTCGAGGAAATGAAGCCAGGAAACCAAACCATCGCTACTCACTTCTTCCTTTCGGGGTTTGCCTTCCATGGCAAGATGCAGCTCCTGTTTTTCATGCTGATTTCCATCATGTTCCTGGCCACGTTGATAGGGAACTCTCTAATTGTTGTGATCACAACCGTTGACCCTGTCCTACACACGCCCATGTACTACCTCCTAAAGAATCTTGCCTTGACAGAAATCTGCTACAGCctcaccattgtccccaagatGCTTGCAATTCTGCTGGTGGAGAGAAAAGTTATTTCCTTCACAGCTTGCGCCTTGCAGCTCAACTGCGTTATTCTTTTTGTCACCTGTGAGTGTTTCCTCTTAGGAGCAATGGCTTATGACCGGCAAGCGGCAATATGCCACCCATTGCATTATGCCACCCTGATGAACAGGGATCGCTGCTTCAAGATGGCCATTGGGTCTTGGCTGTGTGGTGTCCCTGTGGCTCTGGGCTTCACCACATGGTTATTTACCCTGCCCTTCTGTGGGAGAAACACAGTTGATCATTTCTTTTGTGATGTTTCTCCTTTGCTGAAGCTGGTGTGTGTAGACACAGCCTTCTTTGAACTACTGATTTTTATTGCTATTGTCCTAATAGTGATGATTCCCTTTTCTCTGATAGCCATCTCCTACCTTTGCATTATCCATGCTGTTCTTCAGATCCCCTTGGCTGTGGGCCAGAGGCGAGCCTTTTCCACCTGTGCAGCTCACCTGGTGGTTGTGACTCTTTTCTACAGCACAACTGGCATCATTCACCTGCGACCCAAGTCCAGCCTCTCATCCAACATGAAGAAAATGGTGTCCCTGTCTTACACCGTGGTCACTCCCATGCTCAACCCCATCATCTACAGCCTGAGGAACCAGGAAGTCAAGCAAAGCCTGAGGACATGTGTTGACAAGTGGTTACTCGGGAAGCAGATGACTGTTTTTTCGCTCTCCAGGTGA